In the Lascolabacillus massiliensis genome, one interval contains:
- a CDS encoding alpha-2-macroglobulin family protein has protein sequence MRKAYLILLLTLLVSGVFSQNRTEMNRDNYEKEWAIVADFEKKSLPKSASEQVGLILQKAIKEKNTPQVIKALIHEGKYDLSVDGQNDSLIFNNLKEMLEKSSNKVEKSVIHSMLGELYLQYYQRDQWTVNQRTELGDFLPSDMKEWTRNNFYDRITEHLNASITSEDELVAVNTELYSEIIETGKDSRRFFPSMYDFLARRAIELFRQIDTDEDLTRTLKKKNILPESLFTPSEQFIEIDFSPKSTEYNLWALETYKKLIRSLSARGLKNSVLLTDLDRIEYLSQLQTTYASNIQPLFSKLLEEWEGNEFSVEIVDKIASMNLYEIGVSRSDNLAADQKKEKLYNLLNEYINWYPDYERISLLENHLQRLTNPSFTVRGNSTFSIKKEKKVKASYRNLKSLTAKLYRIDSPLDIQMSRSGIGRGLEGKRTFISDIDIPLKDIPEFMEGETEFNIDIATPGSYILTFSSDPEIENNGWGDIYYFAVSDLTIFTRSVSKNEYEFFVVDRTTGAPVNNALVKVYNLPGNWRNSVLTEVASLNTNSEGHAAYANTADDNNIFFHAIKGDDNGSFLNRFPFSHIYYTEEIDMGSEVVERTDIFTDRSLYRPGQTVYFKAILSRSADGVAAVLTDKQVEFILRDANSRELSKQLLKSNEFGSVSGEFVLPQGLLPGSFIIESEKGSVSFHVEEYKRPTFEVTFDKIEGTYKFGEEIVLKGKAENFSGIKLQNAIVDWRVSRNQSWWWSWRSSPEHFAEGVSVTDNDGLFVISFIPEKPDGGISPRAIYSFVVEASITDINGETQTGSYTVTVGDISMILQTEMPDWFDKDGDDNIVIAAKNLDGADIVAKGNYQLFSLLENDSTDRLMFSGLFESGVQKEIKEQLSKLKSGKYRLKLESEDDRGNRIEAEKDFVLYSVNDKRPPIKTNSWFIEKNTLFSPNKSAEIIFGVSERVNLLYELWQEKTLLKREWILMNNQNLTFTFPYSESYKNGLTLILTYVKDSEFYSRRVELRPEKEDEKLNVRLDVFRDRIRPGSEEEWRISVTDSKGRPAVAELLASMYDYSLDNIFQTYPWNLSNYMFDRYGTMSSLGQDISFSIETAMGNFQLPTKNVKTFEFDRFNWFGFSLYNYGRIMFRSSTSNILNEGVSLRVDAAAPQPAPSEIVGYAELKTDSDIESEEMAAGAAEQSDAQPQVRRNFNETAFFYPQLKTDDKGGVQIAFTVPESNTRWRFRVLAHDKRLSNDAAEAFTVSQKELMVTPNIPRFLRHGDKTEISAKVSNLSDTTLAVSVKLIFFNPQNDIETDDIELMNGSRSISLESGASTDVSWSFVVPSDIDLLGIRIVAESALFSDGEQHAVAILPDRMMVIESMRMDINGNDKKSFTMESLINRGSDTETDYRLTLEFTSNPAWYAVQALPVLGQPVSDNAISWFASYYANILASHIGKTYPRVSAMVEAWKKQGGDAETLLSDLEKNSELKNILLEETPWVMEAKNESEQKEKLALLFDLNRSRNLTLTTIDKLTELQTTEGGWSWFKGFNPSVSITQYILYGFSQLKSLGAVVVTDDLQSMKSKAVSYIDAEALRRFENLKKYNRNWKSIKTISTADLEYLFVRGAYSEFPVDDQVEEMTGFYKSVIMKNWSAYGLYERSLIAILMEREGNSGIVKNILDSYREHAVISDELGMYWPNNRANVFMSQSAVTVHTFIMQAFIAGSAGNTEMDNMKRWLLKQKQTQIWESAHTTADAVYVLLNSGNDWFSDSGTTTISLGEKIIETDKGEAGTGYIKESWSGGDITTDMGRVTVTHIGNAPAWGALYRQYYENLDRISKSDGSLDIEKQLFVEESGASGVQLMRISGERQLKVGDKVVVRLTLRADRDFEFVHLKDLRASAFEPVDQVSGISWQNGIIYYRTSKDASTNFYFDVLPRGTYVFEYSVYVTRKGSYSNGITTVQCMYAPEFTSHTEGLRVDIAD, from the coding sequence CTAAATCAGCTTCAGAGCAAGTGGGACTAATACTGCAAAAAGCTATTAAGGAGAAAAACACTCCTCAGGTTATCAAAGCTCTCATACATGAGGGCAAGTATGATCTGTCTGTTGATGGTCAGAACGACTCCCTGATATTTAATAACCTTAAGGAGATGCTCGAGAAGAGCAGTAACAAGGTAGAGAAATCTGTTATTCACTCAATGCTGGGGGAGCTATATCTTCAATATTATCAGAGAGATCAGTGGACAGTTAACCAGCGCACCGAGCTGGGAGATTTTCTTCCTTCTGATATGAAGGAGTGGACAAGAAACAACTTTTATGATAGGATTACAGAGCATCTGAATGCCTCGATAACATCCGAGGATGAGCTGGTTGCCGTAAACACAGAACTCTATTCTGAAATTATTGAAACAGGAAAGGATTCTCGTCGCTTCTTCCCTTCTATGTATGATTTTCTCGCACGAAGGGCTATTGAATTGTTTAGACAGATTGATACAGATGAAGATCTGACCAGAACTCTTAAAAAGAAAAATATCTTACCGGAGTCTCTGTTTACACCTTCTGAGCAATTTATTGAAATCGACTTCAGCCCTAAATCTACTGAATACAACCTTTGGGCTCTTGAGACATATAAAAAACTGATTAGATCGCTATCTGCCAGAGGATTAAAGAACTCTGTACTGTTAACGGATCTTGATAGAATTGAATATCTTTCTCAATTGCAAACCACTTATGCTTCGAATATTCAACCACTATTCAGCAAGTTGCTTGAAGAGTGGGAGGGGAACGAGTTCAGTGTTGAGATTGTTGATAAAATAGCATCAATGAATCTATATGAAATAGGAGTCTCCCGTTCTGACAATTTAGCAGCTGATCAGAAAAAGGAAAAACTATATAACCTGCTTAATGAATATATAAACTGGTATCCTGATTATGAGCGTATATCTCTGCTGGAAAACCATTTGCAGCGGCTTACCAACCCATCTTTTACTGTGAGGGGAAACAGCACGTTCTCTATAAAAAAAGAGAAGAAGGTTAAAGCTTCCTACCGCAATCTGAAATCTCTCACTGCAAAACTTTACAGGATTGATTCACCTTTGGATATTCAGATGTCGCGTTCCGGTATTGGTCGTGGACTGGAAGGAAAAAGAACTTTTATCAGTGATATTGATATTCCTCTCAAGGATATTCCTGAGTTTATGGAGGGTGAAACTGAATTTAATATTGATATAGCTACTCCCGGTTCATATATTCTCACATTCTCATCAGATCCTGAAATTGAGAACAATGGCTGGGGTGATATATACTACTTTGCTGTCTCAGATCTTACAATATTTACACGTTCTGTATCTAAAAATGAGTATGAGTTTTTTGTTGTTGACAGAACTACGGGAGCACCTGTTAATAATGCCCTGGTAAAGGTTTATAATTTACCGGGTAACTGGCGAAATTCAGTGTTGACTGAGGTGGCGTCGCTGAATACCAATTCTGAGGGTCATGCAGCTTATGCTAATACAGCAGATGACAATAATATCTTCTTTCATGCTATAAAAGGTGATGATAACGGCTCATTCCTGAATCGTTTCCCATTTTCACATATATATTATACAGAAGAAATAGATATGGGTTCAGAGGTGGTTGAACGAACTGATATTTTTACTGACAGGTCGCTTTATCGTCCCGGACAAACTGTCTACTTTAAAGCAATATTATCCCGTTCGGCTGATGGAGTAGCTGCGGTTCTTACCGACAAGCAGGTTGAGTTTATTCTTCGTGATGCAAACAGCAGAGAGCTGTCGAAACAGCTACTGAAAAGTAATGAGTTTGGATCAGTTTCAGGTGAGTTTGTTTTGCCTCAGGGATTGTTGCCCGGCTCCTTCATAATTGAATCTGAAAAGGGTAGTGTCAGTTTCCATGTGGAGGAGTATAAGCGACCAACGTTTGAGGTTACTTTTGACAAGATAGAGGGAACTTATAAGTTTGGTGAGGAGATAGTTCTTAAAGGCAAGGCTGAGAATTTCTCAGGGATCAAACTGCAGAATGCTATCGTGGATTGGAGAGTTTCAAGAAACCAGTCATGGTGGTGGTCGTGGCGAAGCTCTCCCGAGCATTTTGCGGAGGGCGTTAGTGTCACTGATAATGATGGTCTGTTCGTGATCTCATTTATCCCTGAAAAACCTGACGGCGGAATATCTCCAAGAGCAATATACTCATTTGTTGTGGAGGCTTCCATCACAGATATAAATGGTGAAACACAAACAGGCAGTTATACAGTAACTGTAGGTGATATCTCAATGATACTACAGACAGAGATGCCTGACTGGTTTGATAAGGATGGTGATGATAATATTGTTATCGCTGCAAAAAACCTTGATGGTGCCGATATAGTTGCCAAAGGGAATTATCAGCTGTTCTCACTGCTGGAGAATGATTCAACAGATAGACTTATGTTTAGCGGTCTGTTTGAATCAGGTGTGCAGAAAGAGATTAAGGAGCAATTGTCAAAATTGAAATCGGGTAAATACAGGTTGAAGCTTGAATCTGAGGATGACAGGGGCAATAGGATAGAGGCTGAAAAGGATTTTGTACTTTACTCGGTTAATGATAAACGACCGCCAATAAAGACAAACAGTTGGTTCATTGAGAAGAACACTCTCTTTTCTCCTAATAAGAGTGCAGAGATAATCTTTGGTGTTTCGGAGAGGGTTAATTTGCTTTATGAATTATGGCAGGAAAAAACTCTCCTTAAAAGGGAGTGGATTCTGATGAATAACCAAAACCTTACATTCACATTTCCATACAGTGAGAGCTATAAGAATGGTCTCACGCTTATTCTTACTTATGTTAAGGATAGTGAGTTTTATTCACGCAGAGTGGAGCTTCGTCCTGAAAAAGAGGATGAGAAATTGAATGTACGACTTGATGTGTTCAGGGACAGGATTCGCCCGGGGTCTGAGGAGGAGTGGCGTATCTCTGTGACAGATTCAAAAGGTAGACCAGCTGTTGCTGAGTTGCTGGCCTCCATGTATGATTACTCGCTTGACAATATCTTCCAAACATACCCGTGGAATCTCTCAAATTATATGTTTGACCGCTACGGAACAATGAGCTCACTTGGTCAGGATATCTCTTTCAGCATTGAAACAGCAATGGGTAATTTTCAATTGCCAACGAAAAATGTAAAAACGTTTGAATTCGACCGATTCAACTGGTTTGGCTTCTCATTGTATAACTATGGAAGGATCATGTTTAGGAGCAGTACTTCAAATATCCTGAACGAAGGGGTGTCATTAAGGGTCGATGCTGCAGCTCCACAACCGGCTCCTTCAGAAATAGTGGGATATGCTGAACTAAAGACTGATTCTGATATTGAGAGTGAGGAGATGGCAGCGGGTGCTGCAGAGCAGAGCGATGCTCAGCCACAGGTTAGAAGAAACTTCAATGAGACTGCATTCTTCTACCCACAGCTTAAAACTGATGACAAGGGTGGGGTACAGATAGCATTTACTGTACCTGAAAGCAATACCAGATGGCGTTTCAGGGTATTGGCTCACGATAAGAGGTTGAGTAATGATGCAGCAGAGGCTTTTACTGTTTCACAGAAGGAGCTGATGGTGACACCAAATATTCCCCGTTTTCTGCGACATGGAGATAAGACAGAGATATCTGCAAAGGTCTCCAATCTATCTGACACTACTCTTGCAGTCAGCGTGAAACTGATTTTCTTCAATCCTCAGAATGATATTGAAACAGATGATATTGAACTGATGAATGGCAGTAGATCAATATCTCTTGAGAGTGGTGCATCTACCGATGTTTCATGGTCCTTTGTTGTGCCTTCAGATATAGATCTTTTGGGAATTCGTATAGTAGCTGAGAGCGCTCTTTTCAGTGATGGTGAACAGCATGCCGTTGCGATACTACCTGACAGGATGATGGTTATAGAGAGTATGCGTATGGATATAAATGGTAATGATAAAAAAAGTTTCACTATGGAGTCGCTTATTAACAGGGGTAGTGATACGGAAACAGACTATCGTCTGACTCTTGAGTTTACCTCTAACCCTGCATGGTATGCGGTGCAGGCACTGCCTGTTCTGGGACAGCCTGTAAGCGATAACGCCATATCCTGGTTTGCCTCATATTATGCAAATATCCTGGCATCTCATATTGGTAAAACCTATCCAAGAGTATCAGCAATGGTTGAAGCATGGAAAAAACAGGGCGGCGATGCAGAAACGCTTCTTTCTGATCTTGAGAAGAACAGTGAACTGAAAAATATTCTTCTGGAAGAGACTCCATGGGTGATGGAGGCTAAAAATGAGTCTGAGCAGAAAGAGAAACTGGCTCTGCTGTTTGATCTTAACAGGAGTCGCAATCTAACTCTGACTACAATTGATAAACTCACTGAGCTTCAGACAACAGAGGGTGGATGGAGCTGGTTCAAGGGATTTAATCCAAGTGTCAGCATAACTCAATATATACTGTATGGATTCAGTCAGCTAAAATCTCTGGGTGCAGTTGTGGTTACTGATGACCTGCAATCTATGAAGTCGAAGGCAGTAAGCTACATTGATGCTGAGGCATTAAGACGCTTTGAGAATCTTAAGAAATATAACAGGAACTGGAAAAGTATTAAAACGATCTCTACTGCTGATCTTGAATATCTTTTTGTGAGGGGTGCATACAGTGAGTTTCCAGTAGATGATCAGGTGGAAGAGATGACCGGTTTCTATAAATCGGTGATTATGAAAAACTGGTCAGCCTACGGTCTCTACGAACGTTCATTAATAGCAATACTGATGGAAAGAGAGGGTAACAGTGGTATTGTAAAAAATATACTTGATTCCTACCGTGAGCATGCAGTTATTTCTGATGAGCTGGGTATGTACTGGCCAAATAACCGTGCTAATGTATTTATGTCACAATCTGCAGTAACGGTACACACCTTCATTATGCAGGCATTTATTGCAGGTAGTGCCGGCAATACCGAAATGGATAATATGAAAAGATGGCTTCTGAAGCAGAAGCAGACTCAGATTTGGGAGTCAGCTCACACCACTGCAGATGCGGTTTATGTATTACTGAACAGTGGAAATGACTGGTTCTCCGACAGTGGCACAACTACAATCTCCTTAGGTGAAAAAATTATTGAAACGGATAAAGGTGAAGCTGGAACAGGTTATATTAAAGAGAGCTGGAGCGGAGGTGATATTACGACAGATATGGGTAGGGTAACAGTGACTCACATAGGTAATGCACCTGCTTGGGGTGCTCTATACAGGCAATATTATGAGAATCTTGACAGGATCAGTAAGAGTGATGGTTCTCTCGATATTGAAAAGCAACTGTTTGTTGAGGAGAGTGGTGCATCTGGTGTGCAGCTGATGAGAATTAGTGGGGAGAGACAGCTTAAGGTTGGAGATAAGGTGGTGGTGCGACTCACTTTGCGTGCGGATCGTGATTTTGAATTTGTGCATCTGAAAGATTTGCGTGCTTCAGCTTTTGAGCCTGTCGATCAGGTTTCAGGTATAAGCTGGCAGAATGGTATCATCTATTACAGAACCTCTAAAGATGCATCAACAAACTTCTACTTCGATGTGCTGCCACGTGGTACTTACGTTTTTGAGTACTCCGTTTACGTTACCCGTAAAGGTAGTTATTCAAACGGAATAACCACAGTTCAGTGTATGTATGCTCCAGAATTCACTTCTCATACAGAAGGGTTAAGAGTTGATATTGCAGATTAA